The following coding sequences are from one Roseburia hominis A2-183 window:
- a CDS encoding crotonobetaine/carnitine-CoA ligase, protein MTDIAGNRTLSSQWNETVQFYGNQNFLEYISVDDQLTSYTYSEFHYRVIQTANWFHSLGIRKGELVALHLHNSPEYLMCWLALAQIGAVSVPLNEHYRLQESKFVLQKCDIHRIIVEPSSLPIYQSNKEDLLLSTIILAWGECPDPDILSLSASSFFDGSRLDESCEILPEDTAVILFTSGTTQYPKGVIYTHCNVVYGGIIHMQQIGMCPGDRFLSCMPCYHMDFQEMAAMSVIVAGGTLIMVEHYSAHKFWKQICDTKANFTDTMSIMNRTLMLQPVQPWEQDHCLKQVYFSMGLSTEEKDEFERRFHVQLLNSYGMTETISAVTCSPISGDKNWPSVGRAALSYDIKIIDCDGKEVAPGKTGEICVHGIPGRSLTPGYYNDPGATECLLDKDGWLHSGDRGYIDEAGWLFFIDRWGNMIKRSGENISSLEVECVLTSHPKIADAAVIGIPDPIRNQAVKAFIQFADGESLTIAELEQYCSDRLSKFKVPTFWQFVDDFPRTATGKIKKKELK, encoded by the coding sequence ATGACTGATATTGCAGGTAACCGCACTCTTTCCTCTCAATGGAATGAGACTGTACAATTTTATGGTAATCAGAATTTTCTGGAATATATTTCAGTTGATGACCAGCTTACCAGCTACACTTATTCTGAATTTCACTACCGTGTTATTCAGACAGCAAACTGGTTTCATTCGCTAGGAATCCGTAAAGGCGAACTGGTGGCACTTCATCTGCACAATTCACCAGAATATCTGATGTGCTGGCTTGCACTTGCGCAGATCGGCGCTGTATCCGTTCCGCTGAATGAGCACTATCGCCTGCAGGAAAGCAAATTCGTCCTTCAGAAATGTGATATCCATCGCATTATCGTTGAGCCGTCTTCCCTTCCTATTTATCAGTCCAATAAAGAAGATTTACTACTCTCTACCATTATTTTAGCCTGGGGAGAATGTCCGGATCCGGACATTCTCTCTCTTTCAGCAAGTAGTTTTTTTGACGGCAGCCGACTGGACGAATCCTGCGAGATTCTTCCGGAGGATACTGCCGTCATCCTATTTACCTCTGGAACAACGCAGTACCCGAAAGGCGTGATCTATACGCACTGCAATGTCGTATATGGTGGTATTATCCATATGCAGCAGATTGGCATGTGCCCCGGAGACCGTTTTCTTTCGTGTATGCCATGTTACCATATGGATTTTCAGGAAATGGCTGCTATGTCCGTCATTGTTGCCGGCGGTACACTGATCATGGTAGAGCATTACAGCGCACATAAATTCTGGAAACAGATCTGTGATACAAAAGCAAACTTTACAGATACCATGTCCATTATGAACCGGACACTGATGCTGCAGCCTGTACAACCATGGGAGCAGGATCATTGTCTGAAACAGGTCTATTTTTCTATGGGATTAAGCACAGAAGAAAAAGATGAATTCGAACGTCGATTCCACGTTCAGCTTCTGAACTCCTATGGAATGACAGAAACGATTTCTGCCGTTACCTGTTCTCCGATCTCCGGTGATAAAAACTGGCCTTCTGTAGGGCGCGCTGCTTTATCTTATGATATCAAGATCATCGACTGTGACGGAAAGGAAGTTGCCCCGGGTAAAACCGGTGAGATCTGTGTCCACGGTATTCCGGGTCGTTCTCTTACACCAGGATATTACAATGACCCAGGTGCGACAGAATGTCTTCTGGACAAAGATGGATGGCTTCATTCCGGTGACAGAGGATATATAGACGAAGCCGGCTGGCTCTTCTTTATCGATCGTTGGGGAAATATGATCAAACGATCCGGCGAAAATATCAGCAGCCTGGAAGTAGAATGTGTTCTCACTTCCCACCCAAAAATTGCTGATGCTGCCGTAATCGGCATTCCGGATCCAATCCGCAACCAGGCAGTAAAAGCATTTATTCAGTTTGCCGATGGAGAAAGCCTGACGATTGCAGAATTAGAACAGTATTGCAGTGACCGGCTTTCCAAATTTAAGGTTCCTACTTTCTGGCAGTTTGTAGATGACTTTCCGCGAACAGCTACCGGAAAGATTAAGAAAAAAGAGCTAAAATAA
- a CDS encoding CaiB/BaiF CoA transferase family protein: MKPLEAVSVLDLTEGNPYIGSVFADYGATVLKVEKPQGGDDIRRRGGTPEEEGPYAQYYLRGKKSIAIDYTTADGQEIVRKLAAKCDMVAVNKQEDYMERLGLGYENLKAVNPKLIYGVLTPFGKEGPWKDCPDYDLIVMAKCGLLEKTGFPERPTKFGFPLAYIYASWHLTAGMMAAYLKAEESGEGSKVSVSSWHTMMELDDTFAECMQGLNVLPRRLGNGFPTTNPTDTFHCKDGWFALSIGSDKQWLDFAREAGRDDWGEGSVYAHDPDRSMKHYFGELDQQLKDYFATISIDEADQICRRAMVPGGPCNTVEELMKDEQVADRGMMITVGGETQIGIPAKFSGADDLDNIEPGHVLGADTQAVLTEYGVE; the protein is encoded by the coding sequence ATGAAACCTTTGGAAGCAGTATCGGTATTGGATCTCACTGAGGGAAACCCGTATATCGGAAGCGTGTTTGCAGATTACGGGGCAACAGTACTTAAGGTGGAAAAGCCACAGGGCGGCGATGATATCCGGCGCCGGGGAGGAACACCGGAGGAAGAAGGACCATATGCACAGTACTATCTGCGCGGCAAGAAGAGTATTGCAATTGATTACACAACAGCAGACGGTCAGGAGATCGTAAGAAAGCTTGCAGCAAAATGTGATATGGTAGCGGTAAATAAACAGGAAGATTATATGGAAAGACTCGGATTGGGGTACGAGAACTTAAAAGCAGTGAATCCGAAGCTTATTTACGGAGTGTTAACACCATTTGGTAAAGAAGGACCATGGAAAGATTGTCCTGACTATGACCTGATCGTTATGGCAAAATGCGGACTGCTTGAGAAGACCGGTTTTCCGGAGAGACCGACAAAGTTTGGTTTCCCACTGGCTTACATTTATGCAAGCTGGCATCTCACAGCCGGAATGATGGCTGCATATCTGAAAGCAGAAGAGAGCGGCGAGGGCAGTAAAGTTTCCGTAAGCTCATGGCATACGATGATGGAGCTTGATGATACTTTTGCAGAATGTATGCAGGGACTGAATGTGTTACCTAGACGTCTCGGCAACGGATTCCCGACAACGAACCCGACTGACACATTCCACTGTAAGGACGGCTGGTTCGCTTTAAGTATCGGAAGCGATAAACAGTGGCTTGACTTTGCAAGAGAGGCCGGCAGGGATGACTGGGGAGAGGGAAGCGTATATGCACACGACCCGGATCGTTCCATGAAGCATTACTTCGGAGAACTTGACCAGCAGTTAAAAGACTATTTTGCAACGATCTCAATTGATGAAGCAGATCAGATCTGCCGCAGGGCAATGGTACCTGGCGGACCTTGCAATACAGTAGAAGAGCTGATGAAGGATGAACAGGTTGCAGACCGTGGAATGATGATCACGGTAGGCGGAGAGACACAGATCGGAATTCCGGCGAAGTTCTCCGGTGCGGATGATCTTGATAACATAGAACCTGGTCATGTGCTTGGTGCAGATACGCAGGCAGTTCTGACAGAATACGGTGTAGAATAA
- the fixA gene encoding putative electron transfer flavoprotein FixA — translation MKIITCCKVVPDEEQIKVLPNRELALDDVPAKISQYDLNALEAAKKLSAETKGSVTALSVGSSKALDATKIRKDILSRGANDLKLVISDDHSFSDSFETAKALAAAIREQEEVDLVLCGTGSSDLYNQVTGIQLGTLLDWPTLNNVTSIQPNGDTVLVERTLENSTEVFEVALPAVLSVSSEINVPTVPAMRDIMQAGKKPVAVLTTDLADLNASASTLEQLAPEQQERRQEIIEGDNEEAVDALVAFLKKEAL, via the coding sequence ATGAAAATTATTACATGTTGTAAAGTAGTACCGGATGAAGAACAGATCAAAGTTCTTCCTAACAGAGAGCTGGCTCTTGATGATGTACCAGCAAAAATCAGTCAGTATGACTTAAACGCCCTTGAAGCAGCAAAGAAGCTTTCTGCAGAGACAAAGGGTTCCGTTACCGCATTAAGCGTTGGTTCTTCCAAAGCTCTTGATGCAACAAAGATCCGTAAAGATATCCTTTCCCGTGGTGCAAATGATTTAAAACTTGTGATCAGCGACGATCACAGCTTCTCTGATTCTTTTGAAACAGCAAAAGCTCTTGCAGCAGCAATCCGTGAGCAGGAAGAAGTTGACCTCGTTCTTTGCGGAACCGGTTCTTCCGATCTCTACAATCAGGTAACAGGTATCCAGCTTGGTACATTACTTGACTGGCCAACCTTAAACAACGTAACTTCCATCCAGCCAAACGGTGATACCGTTCTTGTTGAGCGTACTCTTGAGAACAGCACTGAAGTTTTTGAAGTAGCACTTCCAGCAGTTCTTTCCGTTTCATCTGAGATCAACGTTCCGACTGTTCCAGCTATGCGTGATATCATGCAGGCAGGTAAAAAACCGGTTGCAGTTCTTACTACAGATCTTGCAGATTTAAACGCTTCTGCATCTACTCTTGAGCAGCTTGCTCCAGAACAGCAGGAGAGACGTCAGGAAATTATCGAAGGAGACAACGAAGAAGCAGTAGACGCTTTAGTTGCTTTCCTTAAGAAAGAAGCTTTATAG
- a CDS encoding alpha/beta hydrolase fold domain-containing protein, with the protein MGEFRVTINPKNKPATPEVNWQQARVLEMQAEYAAAFDTQAGTYEEMRAAYREERKMWNSGGPEMAETIDFEIPFGEDKVPARLLRPVKAEKLPVIFFMHGGGFVLGDNDTHNLVQRKLAAYSGCVVVGIEYTLSPEVVYPRAIEECTTACKYVLEHAEEYGIDPEKFGFAGDSGGANLSMGVTMHLRDDGFDISRIKGNILFYGSYGMKASVSSNLHGGSWDGMSEEDLAFYLEIYLGEGVDPIDCPYFDTFINDLTHDVPPCFIVSAELDPLRDDSKLLYEILTNNGIQAEYHEYKGALHAFIHYSKVMDDAEDALRRGAHFFAHNCGLDPRN; encoded by the coding sequence ATGGGGGAATTTAGAGTAACAATTAATCCAAAAAACAAACCAGCTACACCAGAGGTGAACTGGCAGCAGGCAAGAGTACTTGAGATGCAGGCAGAATATGCAGCAGCATTCGATACTCAGGCAGGAACTTACGAGGAGATGCGTGCAGCATACCGCGAAGAGAGAAAGATGTGGAACAGCGGCGGGCCAGAAATGGCAGAGACAATCGACTTTGAGATTCCTTTTGGTGAGGATAAAGTTCCAGCACGTTTACTTCGCCCAGTAAAAGCTGAGAAGCTTCCAGTTATCTTCTTTATGCATGGTGGCGGATTTGTATTAGGTGATAACGATACACACAATCTGGTACAGAGAAAGCTTGCAGCTTATTCCGGATGTGTTGTTGTAGGTATTGAATATACTTTATCACCAGAAGTAGTTTATCCTCGTGCGATTGAGGAATGTACTACAGCTTGTAAATATGTATTAGAGCATGCAGAAGAGTACGGCATTGATCCAGAAAAATTTGGATTCGCAGGAGATTCCGGCGGAGCAAACCTTTCTATGGGCGTTACAATGCACTTACGTGATGATGGATTTGATATCTCTAGAATCAAAGGTAACATTTTATTCTACGGATCTTATGGTATGAAAGCCAGTGTCAGCAGCAACCTTCACGGTGGAAGCTGGGATGGAATGAGCGAGGAAGACCTTGCATTCTACTTGGAAATTTACCTTGGCGAAGGCGTAGATCCTATAGATTGTCCATACTTTGATACATTTATCAATGACCTTACACATGATGTTCCACCTTGCTTCATCGTTTCGGCAGAACTTGATCCACTGAGAGATGACAGTAAGTTACTTTATGAGATTCTTACAAACAACGGAATCCAGGCTGAATACCATGAGTACAAAGGTGCTCTTCACGCATTTATCCACTACAGCAAAGTTATGGATGACGCAGAAGATGCATTACGCAGAGGAGCTCATTTCTTCGCTCACAACTGCGGTTTAGATCCAAGAAATTAA
- a CDS encoding MalY/PatB family protein, with product MKYDFTSILNRDGMDAIAVNPPMNASWISFAPIKEGFDLIPMWVADMNFPTVPTIQDAIIERTKHPAFGYFRPRPEYFESIINWHKLRNGVTGLSEEHIGYENGVLGGVISALSVLCSKGDSVLFHSPTYIGFTASLTNNGYNMVLSPLVRDENGVWRMDYEDMERKIKENHIHAAVFCTPHNPTGRVWERWEIERAMELFQKYDVFVISDEIWSDLILNGHKHIPTQSVSEDAKNRTIALYAPSKTFNLAGLIGSYHIIYNSWLKDRIDKESSLCHYNDMNVLSMHALIGAYKPEGHEWVDELCEVLTENVNIAYDFFSNIDGIDTAKPEGTYMLFLDCKGWCTAHNQTLEDLYKKGQSVGVYWQDGRPFHNEYGIRVNLALPKSRVEEALNRLRNYVFCD from the coding sequence ATGAAGTATGATTTTACAAGTATTTTAAACCGCGACGGCATGGATGCAATTGCAGTAAATCCGCCTATGAATGCCAGCTGGATCTCATTTGCACCGATCAAAGAAGGCTTTGATCTGATCCCGATGTGGGTAGCAGACATGAACTTCCCAACAGTACCAACGATACAGGACGCTATTATCGAGCGCACGAAGCACCCTGCTTTCGGATATTTCCGCCCACGTCCTGAATATTTTGAATCCATTATCAACTGGCATAAGTTAAGAAACGGTGTAACCGGGTTATCTGAGGAACATATCGGATATGAAAACGGTGTTCTCGGCGGCGTGATCAGCGCATTAAGTGTTTTATGCTCGAAGGGTGATTCTGTTTTATTTCATTCTCCTACATACATTGGTTTTACAGCCAGTCTGACAAATAATGGCTACAATATGGTCCTGAGTCCACTTGTACGCGATGAAAATGGGGTTTGGCGTATGGACTATGAAGACATGGAGCGTAAGATCAAAGAAAATCATATCCATGCTGCTGTTTTCTGTACCCCGCATAACCCAACCGGTCGTGTATGGGAGCGTTGGGAAATAGAAAGAGCAATGGAACTCTTCCAAAAATATGATGTATTTGTTATTTCTGATGAAATCTGGTCTGACCTTATCTTAAATGGCCACAAGCATATTCCAACACAGTCTGTGTCTGAAGATGCAAAAAACCGTACCATTGCATTATATGCACCATCTAAGACATTCAACCTTGCCGGTCTGATCGGTTCTTATCATATTATTTATAATTCATGGCTGAAGGATCGCATCGACAAAGAATCTTCCCTCTGCCATTACAACGACATGAATGTCTTATCCATGCACGCATTGATCGGTGCTTATAAGCCGGAAGGTCATGAATGGGTAGACGAATTATGCGAAGTATTAACAGAAAATGTCAATATCGCATATGACTTCTTCAGCAACATTGATGGTATTGATACTGCAAAACCAGAAGGTACTTATATGCTTTTCCTTGACTGTAAAGGCTGGTGTACTGCACACAACCAGACATTAGAAGACCTTTACAAAAAAGGACAGTCTGTCGGTGTCTACTGGCAGGATGGACGACCATTCCATAATGAGTATGGAATCCGTGTAAACCTTGCTCTTCCAAAGAGCCGTGTTGAAGAAGCATTAAATCGACTCAGAAACTATGTTTTCTGTGACTAA
- the prfA gene encoding peptide chain release factor 1: MFDKLDDLLIRFEELMSELSEPDVANNPERFRKLMKEQSDLAPIVAAYKEYKQCKQNIADSLAMLDEESDEEMRELAKEELNDAKARVEELEHELKILLLPKDPNDDKNVIVEIRAGAGGDEAALFAAEIYRMYQHYAESKNWKTEIVEADETGIGGMKSVTFMINGQGAYSLMKYESGVHRVQRVPETESGGRIHTSTISVAVMPEVDDDIDIVIDEKDIRIDVMRASGNGGQCVNTTDSAVRLTHYPSGIVVYSQTEKSQIQNKAKAFALLKAKLYDIEQQQRHDAEAEMRRSQIGTGDRSEKIRTYNFPQGRVTDHRINLTLYKLDKIMNGDIQEIIDACIAADQAAKLAKMNEN; this comes from the coding sequence ATGTTTGATAAGTTGGATGATTTACTGATTCGTTTTGAAGAATTGATGAGCGAGCTCAGTGAGCCGGATGTCGCGAACAATCCGGAGCGTTTTCGCAAGCTGATGAAGGAGCAGAGCGATCTGGCACCGATTGTTGCTGCATATAAGGAGTACAAGCAGTGCAAGCAGAATATTGCGGATTCCCTCGCTATGCTGGATGAGGAGTCCGACGAGGAGATGCGTGAGCTAGCGAAGGAAGAATTAAACGATGCCAAGGCGCGTGTGGAGGAGTTGGAGCATGAGTTAAAGATTCTGCTTCTTCCAAAAGATCCGAATGATGATAAGAATGTTATCGTGGAGATCCGTGCCGGTGCCGGCGGGGACGAGGCGGCACTTTTCGCTGCGGAGATTTACCGTATGTATCAGCATTATGCAGAGAGCAAGAACTGGAAGACCGAGATTGTTGAGGCGGACGAGACCGGCATCGGCGGTATGAAGAGTGTGACCTTTATGATCAACGGTCAGGGCGCATACTCCCTGATGAAGTATGAGTCCGGTGTGCACCGCGTACAGCGTGTGCCTGAGACGGAGTCCGGCGGACGTATCCACACCTCCACGATCAGTGTGGCGGTAATGCCGGAAGTGGACGACGACATTGATATTGTCATTGATGAGAAGGATATCCGTATCGACGTTATGCGTGCCTCCGGAAACGGTGGACAGTGTGTCAACACGACCGATTCTGCGGTGCGTCTGACCCACTACCCGTCCGGTATCGTCGTGTACAGCCAGACGGAGAAGTCACAGATCCAGAATAAGGCAAAAGCGTTTGCTCTTTTAAAGGCAAAGCTCTACGATATTGAGCAGCAGCAGCGCCATGATGCAGAGGCTGAGATGCGCCGCAGCCAGATCGGTACCGGTGACCGTTCCGAGAAGATCCGTACCTACAACTTCCCACAGGGACGTGTGACGGATCACAGAATCAATCTTACCCTGTACAAGCTGGATAAGATCATGAACGGAGACATCCAGGAGATCATCGATGCATGTATCGCGGCGGACCAGGCGGCGAAGCTTGCGAAGATGAATGAGAACTAG
- a CDS encoding alpha/beta hydrolase fold domain-containing protein, with protein sequence MGEIKLQINPKNRPAVPAVNWQQARVLEMQEEYAAAFDTSLVNTIEEMRAAYNEERKMWNTGGPVMAETVDFDVPYEGDKVPVRLLRPVKAEKLPVIFFMHGGGFVEGNNDTHSMAQRKLAAYSGCVVIGIDYSLAPEIKYPRAIKECVAVCHYVSEHADEYGIDPEKIGFAGDSGGANMAMGVCMCLRDEGFDVSKIKGNILYYGGYGLMSSISSYQHGGKWDGMSEADLSSPSCYIAPDVNRFDCPYFHIYANDLTHDVPPCFLVAAELDPLRDDSKLLYEILTNNGIQAEYHEYKGALHAFIHYSKVMDDAEDALRRGAHFFAHNCGLDPRNE encoded by the coding sequence ATGGGAGAAATTAAACTGCAAATCAATCCAAAGAACAGACCGGCAGTACCGGCAGTGAACTGGCAGCAGGCACGAGTATTAGAAATGCAGGAAGAGTATGCAGCTGCATTTGATACATCGCTGGTAAACACGATCGAAGAGATGCGCGCAGCATACAATGAAGAAAGAAAGATGTGGAACACTGGCGGTCCTGTGATGGCAGAGACAGTTGACTTTGATGTGCCGTATGAAGGAGATAAAGTACCGGTACGTTTACTTCGTCCGGTGAAAGCAGAGAAACTTCCGGTTATCTTCTTTATGCACGGTGGTGGATTTGTAGAAGGAAATAATGATACACACAGTATGGCACAGAGAAAGCTTGCAGCTTATTCAGGATGTGTTGTGATTGGTATTGACTATTCCCTTGCGCCGGAAATTAAATATCCTCGTGCGATCAAAGAATGTGTTGCAGTATGCCATTATGTATCAGAGCATGCGGATGAATATGGAATTGACCCGGAGAAAATTGGATTTGCAGGAGATTCCGGCGGAGCAAATATGGCGATGGGAGTCTGCATGTGTTTAAGAGATGAAGGCTTTGATGTGTCCAAGATTAAAGGTAATATCTTATACTATGGTGGATATGGCTTAATGAGTAGTATTAGTAGCTATCAGCATGGCGGAAAGTGGGATGGAATGAGTGAAGCTGATTTATCTTCACCATCTTGTTATATTGCTCCTGATGTAAACCGTTTTGATTGTCCTTATTTCCACATTTATGCAAATGATCTTACACATGATGTCCCACCGTGTTTCCTTGTTGCAGCAGAGCTTGATCCATTAAGAGATGACAGTAAGTTACTTTATGAGATTCTTACAAATAATGGAATTCAGGCTGAATATCATGAATATAAAGGAGCTCTTCATGCATTTATCCACTACAGCAAAGTAATGGATGACGCAGAAGATGCATTACGCAGAGGAGCTCACTTCTTTGCACATAACTGTGGATTAGATCCAAGAAATGAATAA
- the prmC gene encoding peptide chain release factor N(5)-glutamine methyltransferase, translating to MTYRETVNLGEKVLSMADIAEAKTDAWFLLEMVCKIDRSFYYLHMAEEMPEEQMSEYQIALRKRAEHVPLQYIVGETEFMGLKFKVNSSVLIPRQDTETLVEEALKVVRPGMRVLDLCTGSGCVIVSILHNVSDVEGYAVDISKQALNVAKENARLNDVPVLFEHSDLFDHVTGTFDVIVSNPPYICTDEIAKLMPEVRDFEPMEALDGKEDGLYFYRKIIGQCKQYLNPEGHLLFEIGYDQGQKVSALMREIGFHDVQVIKDLARKDRVVTGML from the coding sequence ATGACGTATCGTGAGACAGTAAATCTGGGGGAGAAAGTTCTGTCCATGGCAGATATTGCGGAGGCAAAGACCGATGCATGGTTTTTGCTCGAAATGGTGTGTAAGATCGACCGCAGTTTTTATTATCTTCATATGGCAGAGGAGATGCCGGAAGAGCAGATGAGCGAGTACCAGATTGCGCTGCGCAAGCGCGCAGAGCATGTCCCGCTGCAGTATATTGTGGGTGAGACAGAATTCATGGGACTGAAGTTCAAAGTAAATTCCAGTGTCCTCATCCCAAGACAGGATACAGAGACTCTGGTGGAAGAGGCGCTGAAGGTCGTGCGCCCCGGAATGCGTGTGCTGGATCTGTGTACCGGGTCCGGATGCGTGATTGTCAGTATTCTGCACAATGTATCGGATGTGGAGGGGTATGCGGTTGACATATCCAAGCAGGCGCTCAATGTTGCGAAGGAAAATGCAAGGCTCAATGATGTGCCGGTGTTGTTTGAACACAGCGACCTGTTTGACCATGTGACGGGGACATTTGATGTGATCGTCTCGAATCCGCCGTATATCTGTACGGATGAGATTGCAAAGCTGATGCCGGAGGTGCGGGATTTTGAGCCGATGGAAGCGCTGGACGGCAAGGAGGACGGTCTGTATTTTTACAGGAAGATCATCGGACAGTGTAAGCAGTATCTGAACCCGGAAGGACATCTGTTGTTTGAGATCGGCTACGATCAGGGGCAAAAGGTGTCTGCACTTATGCGGGAGATCGGGTTCCATGATGTGCAGGTGATAAAGGATCTGGCGAGAAAAGACCGTGTGGTGACCGGAATGCTTTAG
- a CDS encoding electron transfer flavoprotein subunit alpha/FixB family protein: MQSYVISENNALLSELCAGARNVASDVTAVVFGDGAAAAECGADHILTCPLEESGSPEDFAKAIAEEILKSDAACVLVGNTILGRALAGKLSVYLNTAVFATISSLTSEDGKPCFERTVFGGTAVNKQVIETAYSVFTVNSGIFAAAEGTGACTDIAPIAGAASASLKRVSKDEKRETAVNLVAAKRIVDVGRGLAAQEDLAMCEKLASAIDGEVGCSRPIAENNKWLPKSSYMGITGVQVKPDLIICTGVSGQVQHIGGINKSKVIVAINKDKSAPIFKNCDFGLVGDMYKIIPLLTEKLS, from the coding sequence ATGCAATCTTATGTAATTAGTGAAAATAATGCTTTATTATCCGAACTCTGTGCCGGAGCAAGAAACGTTGCTTCCGATGTTACAGCTGTTGTTTTCGGTGATGGTGCAGCTGCAGCTGAGTGTGGAGCAGACCACATTCTTACATGTCCATTAGAAGAATCCGGTTCTCCGGAAGATTTTGCAAAAGCTATCGCAGAAGAGATTTTAAAATCTGATGCTGCCTGCGTTCTTGTTGGAAATACAATCCTTGGACGTGCTCTTGCAGGAAAACTCAGTGTTTACTTAAACACAGCAGTGTTCGCAACCATCTCTTCTCTTACTTCTGAAGACGGTAAACCATGCTTCGAGCGTACTGTATTCGGTGGAACAGCTGTTAACAAACAGGTGATTGAAACAGCTTACAGTGTATTCACTGTAAACAGCGGAATCTTCGCAGCAGCAGAAGGAACAGGTGCCTGCACAGACATCGCTCCAATCGCCGGTGCTGCATCCGCAAGCTTAAAACGTGTTTCTAAAGATGAGAAACGTGAAACAGCTGTAAACCTTGTTGCTGCAAAACGTATCGTCGATGTCGGCCGTGGACTTGCTGCACAGGAAGATCTTGCTATGTGTGAGAAGCTGGCTTCTGCTATCGATGGTGAAGTTGGATGTTCCCGTCCAATCGCTGAGAACAACAAATGGTTACCAAAATCTTCCTACATGGGAATCACAGGTGTTCAGGTTAAGCCAGATCTTATCATCTGTACTGGTGTATCCGGACAGGTTCAGCATATCGGTGGTATCAACAAATCCAAAGTGATCGTTGCTATCAATAAAGATAAGTCCGCACCTATTTTCAAAAACTGTGACTTTGGACTTGTTGGAGATATGTATAAGATCATCCCACTTTTAACGGAAAAATTATCCTAA
- a CDS encoding alpha/beta hydrolase fold domain-containing protein — MNPINKPAAPAVGWQQARVLEMQAEYADAFDTQTGSYDEMCAAYGEERKMWNSGGPEMEETIEYQIPYEGYTVPVRLLRPVKAEKLPVIFFMHGGGFVEGDNDTHGLVQRKLAAYSGCVVIGIDYFLVPEVRYPVAIEECVAVCKYVNTINLHLHIEKTIWFPLMY; from the coding sequence ATGAATCCTATCAACAAACCGGCTGCACCGGCAGTAGGTTGGCAGCAGGCAAGAGTACTTGAGATGCAGGCAGAGTACGCAGATGCATTTGATACTCAGACTGGAAGCTACGATGAAATGTGTGCAGCGTACGGCGAAGAGAGAAAGATGTGGAACAGCGGTGGTCCTGAAATGGAAGAAACGATCGAATATCAGATCCCTTATGAAGGATATACGGTTCCGGTACGTTTACTTCGTCCGGTAAAGGCAGAGAAACTGCCGGTTATTTTCTTTATGCATGGTGGAGGATTTGTAGAAGGTGACAATGATACACATGGTCTGGTACAGAGAAAACTTGCGGCTTATTCCGGATGTGTTGTAATTGGTATCGATTATTTTTTGGTACCGGAAGTAAGGTATCCGGTTGCGATAGAAGAGTGTGTTGCAGTATGTAAGTATGTAAACACCATAAATTTACATTTACATATTGAAAAAACCATTTGGTTTCCTTTAATGTATTAG